In the Pseudolabrys taiwanensis genome, one interval contains:
- a CDS encoding outer membrane protein, protein MKKILLASIGVIALGVASASAADLSRAPMPMKGPAYMPPPLYNWTGLYVGINGGGGWGHSDFSGPFTSGSINPSGGLVGGTVGYNWQLPNQFVLGLEGDIDWSNIRGSSACGITSCETRNDWLSTVRGRIGYAGLWDRVMPYVTGGLALGNIKTNVAGLGSSDETKAGWTVGGGIEAAIAGPWTAKVEYLHVDLGSTSSVLGSNVNFKTDIVRAGLNYRF, encoded by the coding sequence ATGAAGAAGATTCTTCTCGCCAGCATTGGTGTTATTGCGCTCGGCGTTGCATCGGCGTCGGCTGCGGATTTGTCGCGCGCACCGATGCCGATGAAAGGGCCGGCTTACATGCCGCCCCCGCTCTATAACTGGACGGGCCTGTACGTCGGTATCAACGGCGGCGGCGGCTGGGGCCATTCGGATTTCTCCGGCCCCTTCACCAGCGGGTCGATCAATCCGTCGGGTGGACTGGTCGGCGGGACAGTCGGCTATAACTGGCAACTGCCGAACCAATTCGTGCTCGGCCTCGAAGGCGACATCGACTGGAGCAACATCCGCGGCAGCTCGGCCTGCGGCATCACCTCCTGCGAAACACGCAACGATTGGCTGAGCACGGTGAGAGGCCGCATCGGTTACGCCGGTCTTTGGGATCGCGTGATGCCTTACGTCACCGGCGGCCTCGCGCTCGGCAACATCAAGACAAACGTCGCGGGCCTCGGCTCGTCGGACGAAACCAAGGCCGGCTGGACGGTCGGCGGCGGCATCGAAGCGGCGATCGCCGGACCGTGGACGGCCAAGGTCGAATATCTGCACGTCGATCTCGGCAGCACCAGCAGCGTGCTCGGCTCCAACGTGAACTTCAAAACCGATATCGTGCGCGCGGGTTTGAACTACCGCTTCTAA
- a CDS encoding outer membrane protein translates to MKRVIWAGIGALAMVSMMGAANAADLPRREVMPAKAPMYAPVYNWTGFYLGINGGGAWGRSKWSGPVGNTGDFNVDGGVVGGTIGYNWQMPNNFVFGLEGDLDWASIRGSTNAAVCAGSCETKNDWMGTVRGRIGYAFDRFMPYITGGLAVGDIKANLGGAGSTTKTNAGWTLGGGVEFAIAGPWTAKVEYLYADLGKGSCDTCLGGADVDFRTSLVRGGINYRF, encoded by the coding sequence ATGAAGCGCGTGATTTGGGCGGGCATCGGTGCACTCGCCATGGTGTCGATGATGGGTGCGGCGAATGCGGCCGATCTCCCGCGTCGCGAGGTAATGCCGGCCAAGGCGCCGATGTATGCGCCGGTTTACAATTGGACCGGCTTCTACCTCGGCATCAACGGCGGTGGCGCCTGGGGCCGTTCGAAGTGGTCGGGTCCGGTCGGTAACACCGGCGACTTCAACGTCGACGGCGGCGTGGTCGGCGGCACCATCGGCTACAACTGGCAGATGCCCAACAACTTCGTGTTCGGTCTCGAGGGCGACCTCGACTGGGCCAGCATCCGCGGCAGCACCAACGCTGCTGTCTGCGCCGGCTCCTGCGAAACGAAGAACGACTGGATGGGCACCGTGCGCGGCCGTATCGGTTACGCGTTCGACCGCTTCATGCCGTACATCACCGGCGGTCTCGCCGTCGGCGACATCAAGGCCAACCTTGGCGGCGCCGGCTCGACCACGAAGACCAACGCCGGCTGGACGCTGGGCGGCGGTGTCGAGTTCGCGATCGCCGGTCCGTGGACGGCCAAGGTCGAGTACCTCTACGCCGACCTCGGCAAGGGCAGCTGCGACACCTGCCTCGGCGGCGCCGATGTCGATTTCCGCACCAGCCTGGTGCGCGGCGGTATCAACTATCGCTTCTAA
- a CDS encoding outer membrane protein has product MKNSIRALAALLLAGATGVATAADFPRGGGSPYYAPTPMVYNWAGFYVGGNIGYQWGKVTNSSINPSGVAGGVQAGYNWQNGQFVFGAETDLQLSGADDTFAPYKFSNPWFGTLRGRIGYSFNNIMPYVTGGLAYGNVKSENGNLSENKTQLGWTLGLGAEVGLTQNWSAKVEYLYMDLGQRHYSITNTDNAFQSSVFRVGVNYHF; this is encoded by the coding sequence ATGAAGAATTCCATCCGGGCGCTCGCTGCCCTCCTGCTGGCCGGCGCAACGGGCGTCGCGACCGCGGCGGATTTCCCGCGCGGCGGCGGCAGCCCGTACTACGCGCCGACGCCGATGGTTTACAACTGGGCCGGCTTCTACGTGGGCGGCAACATTGGCTATCAGTGGGGCAAGGTCACCAACAGCAGCATCAATCCGAGCGGCGTCGCCGGTGGCGTACAGGCCGGTTACAACTGGCAGAACGGCCAGTTCGTGTTCGGCGCCGAGACCGACCTTCAGCTTTCGGGCGCCGACGACACCTTCGCGCCGTACAAGTTCTCGAATCCGTGGTTCGGAACCCTGCGCGGCCGTATCGGCTATTCGTTCAACAACATCATGCCGTACGTCACCGGCGGTCTCGCTTACGGTAACGTCAAGTCCGAAAACGGCAACTTGAGCGAGAACAAAACACAGCTCGGCTGGACCCTCGGCCTCGGCGCCGAAGTGGGCCTGACGCAGAACTGGTCCGCCAAGGTCGAGTATCTCTATATGGATCTCGGCCAGCGGCACTACTCGATCACCAACACCGACAACGCGTTTCAGTCGAGCGTGTTTCGCGTCGGCGTGAACTACCACTTCTGA
- a CDS encoding SDR family oxidoreductase has product MTNDNSELVRGAALITGGGRRIGAAIARTLAGAGYAVVLHARHSRAEAEQLAGEIAQAGGKAHVMLGDLADAAAVEELVPAAAAVFGPLTLLVNSASEFEQDDIATLTRAGFDRAMAVNLAAPLFLAQAFAAQAPAGSSVVNVLDQRVLKPTPLFFSYTLSKNALYTATATLAQALAPKLRVNAVAPGPTLPSPRQRPEDFAAQAASLPLEHGPTPQDIAAAVLYLAGADSVTGVTIPVDGGQHLAWRTADSEVAE; this is encoded by the coding sequence ATGACGAACGACAACAGCGAATTGGTACGCGGCGCGGCGCTGATCACGGGCGGGGGACGCCGCATCGGCGCCGCGATCGCGCGCACCCTGGCCGGCGCGGGATACGCCGTGGTGCTGCATGCGCGGCACTCGCGCGCGGAGGCCGAGCAACTCGCCGGCGAAATCGCGCAGGCGGGCGGCAAGGCGCACGTGATGCTCGGGGATCTCGCCGATGCCGCGGCTGTGGAGGAACTCGTGCCGGCCGCGGCGGCGGTGTTCGGGCCGCTCACGCTCCTCGTCAACAGCGCCAGCGAGTTCGAGCAGGACGATATCGCGACGCTCACACGCGCGGGCTTCGATCGCGCGATGGCGGTGAACCTGGCTGCGCCGTTGTTCCTGGCGCAGGCCTTTGCGGCGCAGGCGCCGGCGGGATCGTCGGTCGTCAACGTGCTCGATCAGCGCGTGCTCAAGCCGACGCCGCTCTTCTTTTCCTACACGCTGAGCAAGAACGCGCTTTACACAGCGACCGCCACCTTGGCGCAGGCGCTGGCGCCGAAGCTGCGCGTCAACGCGGTGGCGCCGGGCCCGACATTGCCGAGCCCGCGTCAGCGTCCGGAGGATTTCGCCGCGCAGGCCGCAAGCCTGCCGCTCGAGCACGGGCCGACGCCGCAGGACATTGCCGCGGCTGTGCTCTATCTCGCCGGTGCCGACAGCGTCACCGGCGTCACCATCCCGGTCGACGGCGGCCAGCATCTCGCCTGGCGCACCGCCGACAGCGAAGTCGCCGAGTAA
- the uvrC gene encoding excinuclease ABC subunit UvrC, whose product MNGKRDIDTASEDLREEEDEQTLPELELTDAPAGTLAAGRAAIARAVKHAPSSPGVYRMIDEKGDVLYVGKAKNIKKRVTNYTRPVAYDARIARMISGTVSMEFITTKTETEALLLEANLIKRLRPRFNVLLRDDKSFPYILITSDHWAPQILKHRGARTRPGHYYGPFANAGAVNRTINALQRAFLLRSCSDSFFESRTRPCLLHQIKRCSAPCTREIDFAGYTELVREANEFLSGHSRTVQKELAQAMDKASEALDFEHAAIFRDRLAALSAVQSHQGINPRSVEEADVFAVHQAGGYNCIEVFFFRTGQNWGNRAYFPKADRALAEGEVLSAFMAQFYDDKPPPRLVLVSHDFDERELMADALTTKAGRKVEVSVPQRGERKELVQHALANAREALARKLADTSSQQKLLKGLAETFGLPREPRRIEVYDNSHIAGTNAVGGMVVAGPEGFRKNQYRKFNIRSTDLTPGDDYGMMREVLQRRFKRLLDEAPRAKGAEQPSPLAGEGGEPPTGPREARPDDKLRGEPGEGSAFVIGTDPSPALASLGHPLPQGEREREQVAPDDHIESDERDESPWPDLVLIDGGQGQLKAAVDTLTEMGITDVPLVSIAKGMDREAGRETFFMPGRAPFKLPPRDPLLYYIERLRDEAHRFAIGSHRARRKKDIREAGLQEIPGIGPTRKRALLRHFGTVKAIERASLPDLANVPGINAETARKIYEFFHEQGAR is encoded by the coding sequence ATGAACGGCAAACGAGACATCGACACCGCGAGCGAGGACCTCCGCGAGGAGGAAGACGAGCAGACGCTGCCCGAGCTCGAGCTCACCGACGCGCCGGCCGGCACGCTCGCCGCCGGGCGCGCTGCGATCGCGCGCGCCGTCAAGCATGCGCCGTCATCGCCCGGCGTCTATCGCATGATCGACGAAAAGGGCGATGTGCTTTACGTCGGCAAGGCCAAGAACATCAAGAAGCGGGTGACGAACTACACCCGCCCGGTCGCCTACGACGCCCGCATCGCGCGCATGATTTCGGGCACGGTGTCGATGGAGTTCATCACCACCAAGACCGAAACCGAGGCGCTGCTGCTCGAGGCGAACCTCATCAAGCGCCTGCGCCCGCGGTTCAACGTGCTCCTGCGCGACGACAAGTCGTTCCCTTACATCCTGATCACGTCCGATCACTGGGCGCCGCAGATCCTCAAGCATCGCGGCGCGCGCACGCGGCCCGGTCATTACTATGGCCCGTTCGCCAATGCCGGCGCGGTCAACCGCACCATCAATGCGTTGCAGCGCGCGTTCCTGTTGCGCTCCTGCTCGGACAGTTTCTTCGAGAGCCGTACGCGGCCATGCCTGCTGCATCAGATCAAGCGTTGCTCGGCGCCGTGCACCCGCGAGATTGATTTCGCCGGTTACACCGAGCTGGTGCGCGAGGCCAACGAGTTTCTGTCCGGCCACAGCCGGACGGTGCAGAAGGAACTGGCGCAGGCGATGGACAAGGCGTCCGAAGCGCTCGACTTCGAGCACGCGGCGATCTTTCGCGATCGCCTCGCCGCTTTGTCCGCCGTGCAGTCGCATCAGGGCATCAACCCGCGCAGTGTGGAGGAGGCGGATGTCTTCGCTGTGCACCAGGCGGGCGGTTACAACTGCATCGAGGTCTTCTTCTTCCGCACCGGACAGAACTGGGGCAACCGCGCTTACTTCCCCAAGGCCGATCGGGCATTGGCGGAAGGCGAAGTGCTCAGTGCCTTCATGGCGCAGTTCTACGACGACAAGCCGCCGCCGCGGCTGGTGCTCGTCTCGCACGATTTCGACGAACGTGAGCTGATGGCCGACGCGCTGACGACCAAGGCCGGGCGCAAGGTCGAGGTGAGCGTCCCGCAGCGCGGCGAGCGCAAGGAGTTGGTGCAGCACGCGCTCGCCAATGCGCGCGAAGCCTTGGCGCGTAAGCTCGCCGATACCTCGTCGCAGCAGAAATTGCTGAAAGGGCTGGCGGAGACCTTCGGTTTGCCGCGTGAGCCGCGCCGGATCGAGGTCTACGACAACAGCCACATCGCCGGCACCAATGCGGTCGGCGGCATGGTCGTCGCGGGGCCCGAGGGCTTCCGCAAGAACCAGTACCGCAAGTTCAACATCCGCTCGACCGACCTCACGCCGGGCGACGACTACGGCATGATGCGCGAGGTGTTGCAGCGGCGGTTCAAGCGGCTGCTGGATGAAGCGCCGCGGGCAAAGGGCGCTGAGCAACCCTCTCCCCTTGCGGGAGAGGGGGGCGAGCCGCCAACGGGTCCGCGCGAAGCGCGGCCCGATGATAAACTCCGCGGCGAGCCGGGTGAGGGGTCTGCGTTCGTTATTGGCACCGACCCCTCACCCGCCCTCGCTTCGCTCGGCCACCCTCTCCCGCAAGGGGAGAGGGAAAGAGAGCAAGTGGCACCCGATGATCACATTGAGAGCGACGAGCGTGACGAATCCCCCTGGCCCGATCTCGTGCTCATCGACGGGGGGCAAGGACAGCTCAAGGCTGCCGTCGACACGTTGACCGAGATGGGCATCACCGATGTGCCGCTGGTGTCGATCGCCAAGGGTATGGACCGCGAAGCCGGCCGCGAAACCTTCTTCATGCCGGGCAGGGCGCCGTTCAAGCTGCCGCCGCGCGATCCGCTGCTCTATTACATCGAGCGGCTGCGCGACGAGGCGCACCGCTTCGCCATCGGCTCCCACCGCGCCCGCCGTAAGAAGGACATCCGCGAGGCTGGTTTGCAGGAGATCCCGGGGATCGGCCCCACGCGCAAGCGCGCGCTGCTTCGGCATTTCGGCACGGTGAAAGCGATCGAACGCGCATCGCTGCCAGACCTCGCCAACGTGCCCGGAATTAATGCGGAGACGGCGCGGAAGATATATGAGTTCTTCCACGAGCAGGGCGCCCGCTGA
- a CDS encoding dioxygenase has product MIIKSQEDVTPKVLDAYKNIDDPRLREIVASLVKHLHAFARDVHLTEEEFQAATRIIAKMGQMSNDTHNEVVLMAGSLGFSALVCLLNNGNNGQTETTANLLGPFWRMHSPATENGGSLVRSPTPGPAIFVNCQVKDQTGKPIAGAEVDVWHSSPEGFYEQQDPKQADMNLRGKFVTDADGRFWFRSVKPAGYPIPVDGPVGDLVRAGKRHNFRPAHLHFLIFKEGFKTLISQIYSNDDDKLETDVQFGVTRALIANYVRHTDKAPAADVTGDWYSLDQTFVMEPGIAKLPKPPIK; this is encoded by the coding sequence ATGATCATCAAGAGCCAAGAAGACGTCACTCCGAAGGTGCTCGACGCTTACAAGAACATCGACGATCCGCGGCTGCGCGAGATCGTCGCCTCCCTGGTCAAGCATCTGCACGCCTTCGCGCGCGATGTGCATCTCACTGAAGAAGAATTCCAGGCGGCAACGCGCATCATCGCCAAGATGGGCCAGATGAGCAACGACACCCACAACGAAGTGGTGTTGATGGCCGGCTCGCTCGGCTTCTCGGCGCTCGTGTGTCTGCTCAACAATGGCAACAACGGCCAGACCGAAACGACGGCCAATCTGCTCGGTCCGTTCTGGCGGATGCATTCGCCCGCGACCGAGAACGGCGGTTCGCTGGTGCGCTCGCCGACGCCGGGTCCGGCGATCTTCGTCAACTGCCAGGTGAAGGACCAGACCGGTAAGCCGATCGCCGGCGCCGAAGTCGATGTCTGGCATTCGTCGCCCGAAGGCTTCTACGAACAGCAGGATCCGAAGCAGGCCGACATGAACCTGCGCGGCAAGTTCGTCACCGACGCCGACGGGCGCTTCTGGTTTCGCAGCGTCAAGCCCGCCGGCTATCCGATCCCGGTCGACGGTCCGGTCGGCGATCTCGTCCGCGCCGGCAAGCGTCACAATTTCCGGCCCGCCCATCTGCACTTCCTGATCTTCAAGGAAGGCTTCAAGACGCTGATCTCGCAAATCTACTCCAATGACGATGACAAACTGGAGACGGACGTGCAGTTCGGCGTCACGCGCGCGCTGATCGCGAATTACGTCCGTCACACGGACAAGGCGCCAGCGGCCGATGTGACAGGCGACTGGTATTCGCTCGATCAGACCTTCGTTATGGAGCCCGGTATTGCCAAGCTGCCCAAGCCGCCGATCAAATAG
- the pgsA gene encoding CDP-diacylglycerol--glycerol-3-phosphate 3-phosphatidyltransferase, which produces MNAFSSRPLPARPLALPNILTYARIAAVPVVVGFLFWQSIFEGPLWLRWVALVIFIGAGVTDFLDGYLARAWQQHSSLGRMLDPIADKLLVSSCLLMLAAEESVRGWTLLAAVVILCREILVSGLREYLAELRVSVPVTRLAKWKTSAQMVAIGFLIAGEAGDRVVPVVSEIGIGLLWASAILTLYTGYDYMRAGLRYMIDENV; this is translated from the coding sequence ATGAATGCCTTTAGTTCCAGGCCGCTGCCGGCGCGCCCGCTCGCGTTGCCGAATATCCTGACCTATGCGCGGATCGCCGCCGTTCCGGTGGTGGTGGGATTCCTCTTTTGGCAGAGCATCTTCGAAGGGCCGCTCTGGCTGCGCTGGGTGGCGCTGGTCATTTTCATCGGCGCGGGTGTGACCGATTTCCTCGACGGTTATCTGGCGCGGGCGTGGCAGCAGCATTCCTCGCTTGGCCGCATGCTCGACCCGATCGCCGACAAGCTTCTGGTCTCGTCCTGCCTGCTGATGCTGGCCGCCGAGGAGTCGGTCCGCGGCTGGACGCTGCTGGCGGCCGTGGTCATCCTCTGCCGCGAGATCCTGGTGTCGGGCCTGCGCGAATATCTCGCGGAGCTGCGCGTCAGCGTTCCGGTCACGCGGCTTGCCAAGTGGAAGACCAGCGCCCAGATGGTGGCGATCGGGTTTCTCATCGCCGGCGAGGCCGGCGACCGGGTCGTCCCGGTGGTGAGCGAGATCGGCATCGGCCTGTTGTGGGCTTCGGCGATCCTCACGCTCTATACGGGCTATGACTATATGCGCGCCGGTTTGCGCTACATGATCGACGAGAACGTATGA
- the moaD gene encoding molybdopterin converting factor subunit 1, which yields MKLRYFAWVRERIGKPEEDIEPPVDVATVAELIAWLAGRGEEYAYAFENPKVIRAAINKSHVKPDTRIAGAGEIAFFPPMTGG from the coding sequence ATGAAGCTGCGCTATTTCGCCTGGGTCCGGGAACGCATCGGCAAGCCGGAAGAGGACATCGAGCCTCCGGTCGATGTCGCGACCGTTGCCGAGCTGATTGCCTGGCTGGCCGGGCGTGGCGAGGAATATGCCTATGCCTTCGAGAACCCGAAGGTGATCCGCGCCGCCATCAACAAGAGCCACGTGAAGCCGGACACCCGCATTGCCGGCGCGGGCGAGATTGCCTTCTTCCCGCCGATGACGGGCGGGTAA
- a CDS encoding molybdenum cofactor biosynthesis protein MoaE, translating to MTVQTTVRIQREPFDVAAETKKLTQGRDDAGAVVTFTGICRGAEGTEPIAALTLEHYPGMAEAEIERHVAEAVSRWPLIGVTVIHRHGRIVPGEDIVMVVTVSSHREAAFAAAEFLMDYLKTRAPFWKQVEKVGGKTWVEAKATDDAAAERWKAPGRAAAE from the coding sequence ATGACCGTCCAGACCACCGTGCGCATTCAGCGCGAGCCGTTCGACGTCGCCGCGGAGACCAAAAAGCTCACGCAGGGCCGCGACGACGCGGGCGCGGTCGTCACCTTCACCGGCATCTGCCGTGGCGCCGAGGGGACCGAGCCGATCGCCGCGCTGACCCTCGAGCATTATCCCGGTATGGCCGAGGCGGAGATCGAGCGGCACGTCGCCGAGGCCGTGTCACGCTGGCCGCTCATCGGCGTCACCGTCATTCACCGGCACGGCCGCATCGTGCCGGGCGAGGACATCGTGATGGTCGTCACCGTTTCGTCGCATCGCGAGGCGGCGTTCGCCGCGGCCGAGTTCCTGATGGATTACCTCAAGACCCGCGCGCCGTTCTGGAAGCAGGTGGAAAAGGTCGGCGGGAAGACCTGGGTCGAGGCGAAGGCGACCGATGACGCAGCGGCGGAGCGCTGGAAAGCGCCGGGCCGCGCTGCCGCGGAGTGA
- a CDS encoding virginiamycin B lyase family protein, whose amino-acid sequence MIPMMVAAVAVVALAVSEAPAAQVSYYDVPKGAHPHDVAPAPDGTVWYTAQHQGAVGILDPKSRKTVQIPLGQGAAPHGVIIGPDRAAWVTEGGLNAIVRVDPETHAVKHYPLPASFPAANLNTATFDRKGILWFTGQAGVYGRVDPASGQVDAWKAPKGAGPYGITTTPNGDVWYASLAGDHIAKIDTVSGDALVVAPPRQGVGPRRIWPDSKGLLWVSFWTSGEIGRYDPQAKVWKTWGLPKSKGGCYAIYVDDNDKVWISDFLANAIHRFDPVTERFDTFTSNKSGASVRQLLGQHGEVWGAESGTDRLVVVRD is encoded by the coding sequence ATGATTCCCATGATGGTCGCGGCTGTGGCCGTTGTGGCGCTCGCGGTGAGCGAGGCGCCCGCGGCGCAGGTTTCCTATTACGACGTGCCAAAGGGGGCGCACCCCCACGATGTGGCGCCGGCGCCGGACGGCACCGTCTGGTACACCGCGCAGCACCAGGGCGCCGTCGGCATCCTCGATCCGAAGTCGCGTAAGACCGTGCAGATTCCGCTCGGCCAGGGCGCCGCGCCGCATGGCGTCATCATCGGCCCCGACCGCGCCGCCTGGGTCACCGAAGGCGGCCTCAACGCGATCGTGCGTGTCGATCCCGAAACGCACGCCGTGAAGCATTATCCGTTGCCGGCGAGCTTTCCCGCGGCAAATCTCAACACCGCGACCTTCGACCGCAAGGGCATTCTCTGGTTCACCGGCCAGGCTGGCGTCTATGGCCGGGTCGATCCGGCGAGCGGCCAGGTCGATGCCTGGAAGGCGCCGAAAGGAGCGGGGCCTTACGGCATCACCACGACGCCGAATGGCGACGTCTGGTACGCCTCGCTCGCCGGCGATCACATTGCCAAGATCGATACCGTGAGCGGCGACGCGCTGGTGGTGGCGCCGCCGCGGCAGGGCGTCGGGCCGCGCCGCATCTGGCCGGACTCGAAGGGGCTCCTCTGGGTGAGCTTCTGGACCTCCGGCGAGATCGGCCGCTACGACCCGCAGGCAAAAGTCTGGAAGACGTGGGGCCTGCCGAAGAGCAAAGGCGGTTGCTACGCGATCTATGTCGACGACAATGACAAAGTCTGGATCTCCGACTTCCTGGCCAATGCCATCCATCGCTTCGATCCGGTGACGGAGCGCTTCGACACCTTCACGAGCAACAAGAGCGGCGCCTCGGTGCGCCAGTTGCTGGGACAGCACGGCGAGGTGTGGGGCGCCGAGTCCGGCACAGACCGGCTCGTGGTGGTGCGAGACTGA
- a CDS encoding N-acetylmuramoyl-L-alanine amidase-like domain-containing protein, which produces MRRLARRDVLRAMVGALSCAVAIRPSSAGETRIGTLIERASNLPTVAQRIGFISHALLGLPYRGFTLIGGPHQQEEFVIRDDGFDCVTFCETVLAAARVSRAVDFDEALRQIRYRNGDVAWRERNHYFSDWSEFNIANGVCRAVMLPGGVAIDKMLTYERGLGARQASFTAIPRASLAAHMDRLATGDIIGFLSERPGLDYFHTGFIVVSPGGKLWLRHAAKSRQRVLDEDLARFIVRTRVKRVTVLRPQEPWAESAVV; this is translated from the coding sequence ATGCGCCGCCTCGCGCGCCGCGACGTGCTGCGGGCGATGGTGGGGGCTCTCTCCTGCGCGGTTGCGATACGGCCCTCCAGCGCCGGCGAGACGCGCATCGGCACGCTGATCGAGCGCGCCAGCAATCTGCCGACGGTGGCGCAGCGCATCGGCTTCATCTCGCATGCGCTGTTGGGGCTGCCTTATCGCGGTTTCACGTTGATCGGCGGCCCGCACCAGCAGGAGGAGTTCGTCATCCGTGACGACGGCTTCGATTGCGTCACCTTCTGCGAGACCGTGCTGGCCGCGGCGCGCGTGTCGCGAGCCGTCGATTTCGATGAGGCGCTGCGTCAGATCCGCTACCGCAACGGCGACGTCGCCTGGCGCGAACGCAACCATTACTTCTCCGACTGGAGCGAGTTCAACATCGCCAACGGCGTCTGCCGCGCCGTGATGCTGCCGGGCGGCGTCGCCATCGACAAGATGCTGACTTACGAGCGCGGGCTTGGCGCGCGGCAGGCTTCCTTCACCGCCATTCCGCGTGCGAGCCTTGCCGCGCATATGGACCGCCTCGCGACCGGCGACATCATCGGCTTCTTGTCGGAGCGGCCGGGGCTCGATTACTTCCACACCGGCTTCATCGTCGTCTCGCCCGGCGGCAAATTGTGGCTGCGCCACGCCGCCAAGAGCCGTCAGCGCGTGCTGGATGAAGACCTCGCGCGCTTCATCGTTCGCACGCGCGTCAAGCGCGTGACCGTGCTGCGGCCGCAGGAGCCGTGGGCGGAGAGTGCGGTGGTGTGA
- a CDS encoding branched-chain amino acid aminotransferase: MAAQSYDRLEGVIWYDGKLVPWSDANMHVLSHGLHYASCVFEGERAYDGQIFKSQEHAERLKRSANVLDFDIPYSAAEIVAAKKLVVDKNGKKNAYVRPVAWRGSEMMGVSAQDNQIHLAIASWEWPSYFDPAQRLKGIRLDLADYRRPDPKTAPSTAKAAGLYMICTISKHRAERKGYADAMMLDWEGRVAECTGANIFFVKDGKIHTPIADCFLDGITRQTVIALARQRGIEVIERRIMPYELDEMSECFITGSAAEVTAVAEIAQWNFNPGGITKQLMEDYTAEVQPKAAAA; the protein is encoded by the coding sequence ATGGCTGCGCAGTCCTATGACCGTCTTGAGGGGGTCATCTGGTACGACGGCAAGTTGGTGCCCTGGAGCGACGCCAACATGCACGTGCTCAGCCATGGCCTCCACTACGCAAGCTGCGTGTTCGAGGGCGAGCGCGCCTATGACGGCCAGATCTTCAAGAGCCAGGAACATGCCGAGCGGCTGAAGCGCTCCGCCAACGTTCTGGATTTCGACATCCCTTATTCCGCCGCCGAGATCGTCGCCGCCAAGAAGCTGGTGGTCGACAAGAACGGCAAGAAGAACGCCTACGTCCGCCCGGTCGCCTGGCGCGGCTCGGAGATGATGGGCGTGTCGGCGCAGGACAACCAGATCCACCTCGCCATCGCGAGTTGGGAGTGGCCGAGCTATTTCGACCCGGCGCAGCGCCTCAAGGGCATCCGGCTCGATCTCGCCGACTATCGCCGGCCCGATCCGAAGACGGCGCCGTCGACCGCCAAGGCGGCCGGCCTCTACATGATCTGCACCATCTCCAAGCACCGCGCCGAGCGCAAAGGCTATGCCGACGCGATGATGCTCGACTGGGAAGGCCGCGTCGCCGAATGCACCGGCGCGAACATCTTCTTCGTCAAGGACGGCAAGATCCACACGCCGATTGCCGACTGCTTCCTCGACGGCATCACGCGGCAGACCGTCATCGCACTGGCGCGCCAGCGCGGCATCGAGGTGATCGAACGGCGCATCATGCCGTACGAGCTCGACGAGATGTCGGAATGCTTCATCACCGGCTCGGCCGCCGAAGTGACCGCGGTGGCTGAGATCGCCCAGTGGAATTTTAATCCAGGCGGCATCACCAAGCAGCTCATGGAAGACTACACCGCCGAAGTGCAGCCGAAGGCGGCCGCGGCGTAA
- a CDS encoding MarR family winged helix-turn-helix transcriptional regulator: MADINLSGKTPAAAGSADRPSAPGGAAADGPEPIWDIIELLFFAYRDFVGDPDEVLAKFGFGRAHHRVLHFVSRNPGMKVADLLDILNITKQSLSRVLKQLVDEGYVLQKEGDQDRRQRLLYGTPKGEALSRKLDDLQTRRIMRAFAELGPGAHDAARRFLTAMIDGDNRDGVLRLIARADRAAKARE, encoded by the coding sequence ATGGCTGACATAAATTTATCCGGCAAAACGCCCGCCGCCGCCGGCTCCGCCGACCGTCCGTCGGCCCCCGGGGGCGCGGCCGCTGACGGCCCGGAGCCGATCTGGGACATCATCGAGCTGTTGTTCTTCGCCTACCGCGATTTCGTCGGCGATCCCGACGAGGTGTTGGCCAAGTTCGGCTTCGGCCGGGCGCATCACCGCGTGCTGCACTTCGTCAGCCGCAACCCGGGCATGAAGGTCGCCGATCTGCTCGACATCCTGAACATCACCAAGCAATCGCTGTCGCGCGTGCTCAAGCAGCTCGTCGACGAGGGTTATGTGTTGCAGAAGGAGGGCGATCAGGATCGCCGCCAGCGGCTGCTCTACGGGACGCCGAAGGGAGAGGCTCTGTCACGCAAGCTCGACGACCTGCAGACGCGCCGCATCATGCGCGCGTTCGCCGAGCTCGGTCCGGGCGCGCACGATGCCGCGCGCCGCTTTCTTACGGCCATGATCGATGGCGATAACCGGGACGGCGTGCTGCGTCTCATCGCGCGCGCCGACCGGGCGGCCAAGGCGCGGGAGTAG